The following proteins are co-located in the Panthera tigris isolate Pti1 chromosome F2, P.tigris_Pti1_mat1.1, whole genome shotgun sequence genome:
- the ERICH5 gene encoding glutamate-rich protein 5 isoform X2 produces the protein MCSSTAVEQFPRSGIIGLKEESESCFAQPKPHTPGKESSTLYGKVQKESPPPLEKLKISAASTANGVKSLWEQPLADDTTDPPGPTEDAQPLEGPRESEPLQPHVKDDTPGAGEKNDTEAVTEAQSLKGNAETESVGRDTKYQPSRITGERDSPGAVEGTENPQTAREMKPLGTAEKVPPLEAAREPQPQEAMGKGEQTQLPKTVPKENESPEGLEGGQFVEMAGEQKLQETLGKDEQSQLLETIPKESESPETLEGSQFVETAGERQLQETVIKDEQSQLLETIPKENETPEVLEESQFVETAVNNDLLHKTPDGLGNMEQIQPEGIVGSTEHPVGILETGANMETVRKIHTNEEDQHIEGETGEKVETEMEDEKVSEGTGTKEEETGEAVDLSAAM, from the exons ATGTGTTCAAGCACAGCTGTAGAACAATTTCCCAGAAGTGGCATTATTGGATTAAAGG AAGAAAGTGAGTCCTGTTTTGCCCAACCCAAACCACATACTCCGGGAAAAGAATCATCTACTCTTTACGGCAAGGTACAAAAGGAAAGTCCTCCTCCGTTAGAGAAGCTCAAGATTTCAGCAGCGTCTACAGCTAATGGTGTTAAATCCCTCTGGGAACAGCCCTTGGCAGATGATACTACAGACCCACCAGGACCTACAGAAGACGCTCAGCCTTTAGAAGGACCCAGGGAATCTGAGCCACTTCAGCCACATGTCAAAGATGATACTCCCGGAGCAGGAGAGAAGAATGACACGGAAGCAGTGACAGAGGCTCAGTCTTTAAAAGGAAATGCTGAGACTGAATCTGTAGGAAGAGATACCAAGTATCAGCCGTCGAGGATCACAGGAGAGAGGGACTCTCCTGGAGCAGTGGAAGGTACTGAGAATCCACAAACTGCCAGAGAGATGAAACCTCTAGGAACAGCGGAGAAAGTTCCTCCTCTGGAAGCAGCTAGAGAGCCACAGCCTCAAGAAGCAATGGGAAAGGGTGAACAGACCCAGCTCCCAAAAACAGTTCCCAAAGAGAATGAATCTCCAGAAGGATTGGAAGGGGGTCAGTTTGTGGAAATGGCTGGAGAGCAGAAACTTCAAGAAACATTGGGAAAAGATGAGCAATCCCAACTTCTAGAAACAATTCCCAAAGAGAGTGAATCTCCAGAAACATTGGAAGGAAGCCAGTTTGTGGAGACAGCTGGAGAGCGGCAACTTCAAGAAACAGTGATAAAAGATGAACAATCCCAACTTCTAGAAACAATTCCCAAAGAGAATGAAACACCAGAAGTATTGGAGGAAAGTCAGTTTGTGGAAACAGCTGTAAACAATGATTTGCTCCATAAAACTCCTGACGGTCTAGGAAACATGGAGCAGATTCAACCTGAAGGAATAGTTGGAAGCACGGAGCATCCAGTGGGAATTCTAGAAACAGGAGCTAATATGGAAACGGTCAGGAAAATTCACACTAATGAAGAGGACCAACACATTGAAG GTGAGACAGGAGAAAAAGTTGAAACAGAGATGGAGGATGAGAAAGTAAGTGAAGGGACtggaacaaaagaagaagaaacaggggaAGCTGTGGACCTTTCAGCAGCCATGTAG
- the ERICH5 gene encoding glutamate-rich protein 5 isoform X1 has product MGCSSSALNKAGDGNRLRSEESESCFAQPKPHTPGKESSTLYGKVQKESPPPLEKLKISAASTANGVKSLWEQPLADDTTDPPGPTEDAQPLEGPRESEPLQPHVKDDTPGAGEKNDTEAVTEAQSLKGNAETESVGRDTKYQPSRITGERDSPGAVEGTENPQTAREMKPLGTAEKVPPLEAAREPQPQEAMGKGEQTQLPKTVPKENESPEGLEGGQFVEMAGEQKLQETLGKDEQSQLLETIPKESESPETLEGSQFVETAGERQLQETVIKDEQSQLLETIPKENETPEVLEESQFVETAVNNDLLHKTPDGLGNMEQIQPEGIVGSTEHPVGILETGANMETVRKIHTNEEDQHIEGETGEKVETEMEDEKVSEGTGTKEEETGEAVDLSAAM; this is encoded by the exons AAGAAAGTGAGTCCTGTTTTGCCCAACCCAAACCACATACTCCGGGAAAAGAATCATCTACTCTTTACGGCAAGGTACAAAAGGAAAGTCCTCCTCCGTTAGAGAAGCTCAAGATTTCAGCAGCGTCTACAGCTAATGGTGTTAAATCCCTCTGGGAACAGCCCTTGGCAGATGATACTACAGACCCACCAGGACCTACAGAAGACGCTCAGCCTTTAGAAGGACCCAGGGAATCTGAGCCACTTCAGCCACATGTCAAAGATGATACTCCCGGAGCAGGAGAGAAGAATGACACGGAAGCAGTGACAGAGGCTCAGTCTTTAAAAGGAAATGCTGAGACTGAATCTGTAGGAAGAGATACCAAGTATCAGCCGTCGAGGATCACAGGAGAGAGGGACTCTCCTGGAGCAGTGGAAGGTACTGAGAATCCACAAACTGCCAGAGAGATGAAACCTCTAGGAACAGCGGAGAAAGTTCCTCCTCTGGAAGCAGCTAGAGAGCCACAGCCTCAAGAAGCAATGGGAAAGGGTGAACAGACCCAGCTCCCAAAAACAGTTCCCAAAGAGAATGAATCTCCAGAAGGATTGGAAGGGGGTCAGTTTGTGGAAATGGCTGGAGAGCAGAAACTTCAAGAAACATTGGGAAAAGATGAGCAATCCCAACTTCTAGAAACAATTCCCAAAGAGAGTGAATCTCCAGAAACATTGGAAGGAAGCCAGTTTGTGGAGACAGCTGGAGAGCGGCAACTTCAAGAAACAGTGATAAAAGATGAACAATCCCAACTTCTAGAAACAATTCCCAAAGAGAATGAAACACCAGAAGTATTGGAGGAAAGTCAGTTTGTGGAAACAGCTGTAAACAATGATTTGCTCCATAAAACTCCTGACGGTCTAGGAAACATGGAGCAGATTCAACCTGAAGGAATAGTTGGAAGCACGGAGCATCCAGTGGGAATTCTAGAAACAGGAGCTAATATGGAAACGGTCAGGAAAATTCACACTAATGAAGAGGACCAACACATTGAAG GTGAGACAGGAGAAAAAGTTGAAACAGAGATGGAGGATGAGAAAGTAAGTGAAGGGACtggaacaaaagaagaagaaacaggggaAGCTGTGGACCTTTCAGCAGCCATGTAG